The Methanothermobacter sp. K4 genome contains the following window.
TTTATGAGTTTAAGGGCATCAAGGACCTTCATTTTATCCTTTGAAGGTATATCATAACTTTCAAGGCGTGGTTTCTCATCTACACCGGGTTCAAACCTTAAAACCTTAACATTTATCATTTTTATCTCCGCACCGAATCATGTGAAGAAATTATTTAGAATTAACTGAATCCTAATTGTTCATGGTCCATATTAAGGTTTGTGATTCCAACTGATAAATTTTTTATAAAATGTTGATAGATGTATTCTGAGTACGTTTGCTATGTGCACTGACGGGATGCATTGCCCTGCAGGCCATCCACAGCAGATTAAAAACTAGATCAATTTCAAACTCTGAGGTGATTTCATGGAACTGGACGATATCCTTGACGCCAGAGGGGGCGATAGATTATTCTTACTTGGTAACGAGGCAGCAGTAAGGGCTGCAATAGAGTCAGGGGTTGGTGTCGCAAGCACCTACCCTGGGACACCATCATCTGAGATAGGGAATGTCCTATCAAAGGTTGCAAAGAGGGCAGGGATCTACTTTGAATTTTCGATAAATGAGAAGGTGGCACTTGAAGTCGCCGCGGCAGCCGCTGCATCGGGGGTCCGCTCGTTCACATTCATGAAGCATGTGGGGTTGAATGTTGCATCGGACTCGTTCATGAGTGTAGCATACACCGGTGTGAGGGCTGGGATGGTTGTCCTATCGGCAGATGACCCCTCAATGTTCTCATCACAGAATGAACAGGATAACAGGCACTATGCACGACTTGCAGGGGTTCCACTCCTTGAACCCTCAAGTCCACAGGAGATCCTTGAATACATGAATCTTGCCTTTGAACTCTCTGAGGAGTACAGGATACCGGTGCTTCTAAGGACCACAACCCGGGTCTCACACATGAGGGGGGTTGTGGAGGCTGGCGAGAGAAGGGCTGAACCAGCGAAGGGATTTTTCAGGAAGAATCCAGAGCAGTTTGTACCTGTACCTGCAACCGCAAGGGTGATGCGCAGGGAACTTGTTGAGAAGATGAAGAGGCTTAAGAGGGTTGCAGACGCCTCAAAACTGAATATGATATTCAATGAGGGTGTTAAATCTGAGCTGGGAATAATTGCATCTGGAGGGGCTTTCAACTATGTATACGATGCACTCCAGACACTTGGACTTGATGTCCCAGTCCTCAAACTGGGATTCACCTACCCATTCCCTGCAGGTCTTGTTGCCGAGTTCCTCTCTGGACTTGAAGGGGTGCTTATTGTTGAGGAGGTGGATCCCGTAATGGAGAGGGAGGTACTTGCAGTCGCAGCCTCTGAGGGCCTTCATGTGAAAGTCCATGGAAAACTGGACGGCACACTCCCTGAGATATATGAGTACAGTGAGGACATAGTGAGAAGGGCCATTTCAGGACTTACAGGTATCAAAATCCAGGAAAAGAAATTCAGGGCGCCTGAGTTACCTGAGAGACCCCCGGCACTCTGTCCGGGGTGTCCACACAGGGCCATGTACTATTCGGTGAGGAGGGCCGCCTCTGAACTGGGTATTCAGGGTGAGGATCTGATATTCCCCACAGATATCGGATGCTACACCCTTGGGATAGAACCACCCTACTCTGCGGCAGATTACCTCCTCAGCATGGGGTCCAGTGTGGGTACCGCCTGCGGGTTTTCGGCTGCAACATCCCAGAGGATAGTTTCATTCATAGGGGATTCCACCTTTTTCCATGCAGGGATACCGCCACTCATAAATGCTGTTCACAACAGGCAGAGGTTTGTCCTGGTTATACTGGATAACAGAACAACTGCGATGACCGGCGGACAGCCACACCCGGGGCTCCCTGTTGATGGGATGGGGGAGGAGGCCCCTGCCATATCCATGGAGGATATGGCCAGGGCATGTGGTGTTGAATTTGTGGAGACCGTTAACCCCATGAACATAAGGAGATCCTCTGAAACCATCAGGAGGGCCCTTCAGCACGAATCTGTGGCCGTGGTTATATCCAGATACCCCTGCATGCTATCGGAGGGCGCTGTGCGCGGAAGACCGGTAAGGGTTGATGAGGAGAGCTGTGACCTCTGTCTTGAATGCCTCAATGAACTTGCCTGTCCGGCAATAGTTGAGGAGGATGGAAGGGTCTTCATAGATCCACTCTACTGCAGGGGCTGCACCATATGCCTCCAGATATGTCCAGCAGGAGCCATAAAACCGGAGGGAAAAAGATGAGCTACAACATTTATGTATGTGGTGTTGGCGGCCAGGGGATAATAAAGACATCAGTTATAATCGGTGAGGCCGCCATGAATGAGGGAATGAATGTAGTCATGAGCGAGATCCACGGGATGGCCCAGAGGGGTGGTGCTGTCTCAACAGAGATAAGGTTCGGTGATGTGAGGGGGTCCATCATACCTCAGGGTGAGGCTGACCTTGTAATAGCCTTCGAACCCCTTGAGGCCCTGAGGGCACTCCCCAAAATGTCTGAAGACGCCTGTGTAATTGTGAATACATCAAAAATACCACCATTTAACCTGATAAACAGCCCACACCCCTATCCTCCTCTGGAAGAGATAATTAAAACTCTCAAGGAGAATGCAGGTAATGTGAGGAGCTTCAATGGGGAGAAAATCGCTGTGGAGGCCGGTCACATACTATCACTCAACATGGTCATGCTGGGCGCCGCAGCGGCCACAAGAGGGTTTCCACTGGGTAAAGAGACACTTATAGAGTCCATGAGAAATAACCTGCCCCCGAAGCTTATGGAAGTGAACATGAGGGCATTCCATGAGGGTTTTGGAGCCGTTAGCTGTGAGTGAGTTTAAAGAATTTGAAGGATGTAGATATCCTCGGATGTGAGGAATTTGATGGTGGCCGATGTTTGAAGGGTTTAGAGGATGTAGATATCCTCGGATGAGAGCACAGGAATACCTGCATCCTCAAGTGCCCTTATGCCCTCATCAACATCCTCTGTCCTTATAACAACAACTGCCTTTTCCCCCTTCTTTTCAACGAAGGCATAAATGTATTCCACGTTTATGTCCTTCTCTGTGAGCACACCCAGTATACCGTCAAGTCCTCCGGGTTCATCGGGCACCTCAACGGCTATAACGTCGTTGACCCTTACCACGAAGTTCTTCTCCTCAAGGGCCTTTCTGGCAGCTTCAGGATCCGAAACTATCATTCTCAGTATTCCAAATTCGGATGTGTCTGCAATGGAAAGGGCCCTTATGTTCACACCCTCCTCTGAAAGGGTGTGAATGGCGTTTTTCAGCCTGCCCTTTCTGTTTTCAAGAAAGACTGATATCTGCTTCAGTTTCATTTAAGGCACCTCCATTAATCAAATTTCCTCTTATCTATGACCCTTATGGCTTTACCCTCACTTCTTGGAAGGCTTCCTGGCTCAACAAGTGTAACGTTAACACGCAGACCTATTTCACTGTGTATATGCTTCTCTATCATCCTTCTGGCCTCTTCCACATGTTTAACCTCATCGGAGAAGAGTTCAGGGGACGCTTCAACCTGGACCTCAAGCTCATCCAGAAACTCGGGCCTTGTGACGACTATCTGGTAGTGTGGTTCAAGACCCTTTATCTTGAGGAGGGCCCTTTCGATCTGTGATGGGAAGACAATGACACCCCTGATCTTGAGCATGTCGTCGCTTCTACCTGTTATCCTGTCCATCCTCACAAGGGTACGGCCGCAGCCGCATTTATCGTTTCTGAGGGCAGTTATATCCTTTGTCCTGAACCTGAGGATTGGCATACCCTCCCTTGTGAGTGTTGTGAGTACCAGCTCCCCCTTCCGGCCATAGGGGAGTTTCTCTTTTGTTTTCGGGTCTATTATCTCAGGGTAGAAGTGATCCTCAAAGATATGGAGGCCGTTCTTCTCGGTACACTCCTGGGCGACGCCTGGCCCTATTATCTCTGTCAGGCCATAGATATTGAGGGCGGTAAGGCCCAGCCTTTCCTCTATGGCATTTCTCATTTCTTCAGTCCACATCTCGGCACCGAATATGCCTGATTTGAGGTTCAGACTTTCAATGTCAACACCCTCCTTTTCAAGGACCTCTGCAAGGTAGAGGGCATAGGAGGGTGTGCATGTTATTACTGTGGTCCCGAAGTCCTGCATTATCTCGATCTGCCTCTTGGTGTTACCCGCTGAGATAGGGATGACGGTCGCCCCAATCTTCTGGGCCCCGTAGTGAACACCAAGCCCACCTGTGAAAAGCCCGTAGCCATAGCAGTTCTGTATCCTGTCCTTCTTTGTTGCCATCCCCATGGTGAGGGATCTTGCCATGACCTCCGACCATATTTCAAGGTCCCTCCTGGTGTAACCGGAAACAACGGGCTTACCGGTGGTCCCTGAGGATGTGTGGACCTCCACTATATCCTCATCTGGCACTGCAAACATCCCGAAGGGGTATGCGTCCCTGAGGTCATTCTTTGTGGTGAATGGCAGCTTCTCTATATCATCCAGTGTTTCTATGTCCTCTGGAAACACCTCCAACTCGGTTAAACGTTTGTTGTAGTAGGGCACATTTTCATAGGCTCTTTTCACTGTTTCCTGCAGTCTCCTGAGCTGTAATTCCTGCTTTTCTTCCTGACTCATGCATTCTGCTTCAGGGTTCCATATCATTTTGATCTCCTTTGAATGTGATTCTTCTCAGTCTTCTTTCTGTAAAGACTTATATGTTAATTATCATTATCGTTAATTATAAATTGTAACTGATAAACGTAAGGAGGATGTTGAATGGATTTTCTGGTACTGGGTATCGTTGTTCTCGTCTACTTCCTTCTTGTGGGCTATGTTGGTTATGTGGCCTGGAGGAGGACGGAGACATCTGAGGATTACATGGTGGCCGGTAGGAAGACCCATCCTTACATTATGGCCATGAGTTACGGCGCCACGTTTATAAGTACGGCGGCGATTGTGGGTTTTGGTGGTATGGCTGGTGTGTTTGGGATGGGTATACTCTGGCTGGTGTTTCTCAACATACTTGTGGGTATTTTCATTGCCTTTGTGTTCTTTGGTAAGCGTACGAGGAAGATGGGTCATAACATGTCTGCCCTCACTTTCCCGGAGTTCCTGGGGAGGAGGTTCGATAGCAGGTTCCTTCAGTCATTTGGTGGGGCCATAATATTCCTGGGAATGCCACTTTATGCATCCGTGGTCCTTATAGGGGCCGCAAGGTTTATTGAAACTACCCTTGGGCTTAACTTCAACATAGCACTCATATTGATGGCTGTTATTGTTGCTGTTTATGTTGTCCTGGGCGGTATACGTGGTGTGATGTATACTGATGCCCTTCAGGGGACCATAATGTTTCTGGGTATGATTTTCCTTGTTGTGTCAACCTATTACATTCTTGGTGGTGTGGTGGATGCTCATCAGGCCCTTACCAGTATGTCTCATCTGGTCCCTGCAAAGGCCAGTGCTCTGGGTGCAACTGGCTGGACCAGCATGCCTGTTTATGGCAGCCCCTACTGGTGGACCCTCCTGTCAACCATAATACTCGGTGTGGGTGTGGGTGTCCTTGCCCAGCCACAGCTAATAGTGAGGTTCATGACGGTGAGGTCCAACAGGGAGCTCAACAGGGGTGTTCTGATAGGCGCGCTCTTCATATTCGTGATGACCTGGAGCGCATACGTGGTTGGGGCCCTTTCAAATGTTTACTTCTTCAAAAAGGCCGGTGTAATTGCCCTTCAGGCTGCTGGTGGGAATGCGGATAAGATAATACCTGTCTTTATCAATTCTGCCATGCCTGAGTGGTTCTCCTACATCTTCATGCTGACCCTGCTCTCTGCTGCAATGTCCACACTGAGTTCTCAGTTTCATGTGCAGGGTACCGCCATTGGAAGGGATGTGTATGAGACTCTGAGGAATAAAAAGGGTGATAGTTCGGTCCTTATAGCTAGGGGTGGTATTATTATTGCGGTTCTGATTGCGGTTGTTCTGGGTTATCTGCTGCCTGGGAGTATAATTGCGCAGGGGACGGCTCTTTTCTTTGGTATTTGTGCTGCTTCTTTCCTTTCTGTTTATGCGGCGGCGATTTTCTGGAGGAGGGCTACCCGTGAGGGTGCGATTGCAGGTATGGTTTCGGGTGCCATTGTGAGCCTCTTATGGCTTCTTTTTGAGTATAAGAAGACTGCGGAGGCCCTGGGGGTTGCTAAGGCCATATTTGGGGGTCCTGTTTTAGCTTCGATGCCCTGGCCTGTTGTTGACCCGATACTGATTGGGGTGCCTGTTTCGGCGATCTTCATGGTTGTTGTGAGTCTTCTTACGAAGCCACCGTCCCGTGAGCATGTTGAGAGGTGTTTCGAGGGAGTCTGATGTGGAGGTTCTGTGATGGTGCTGGGTATACCTGATCCGTGGGTCTGGAGTGCTTACCTCCTCTGTATCCTTGTGACGGTTTTCTGTGTCCTTTATGGTATTGTGAACTGGAACCGTGGCGGTGAGGATGAGGAGGAGCAGATAATGGAGGAACTCCAGTGGGAAGAGGAAGAGAAGAAGATGGAAGAGGATGAACTGGGCCTCTAGGCCCCTCTTTTATTTATTCGGCGATTTATTTGAAATCATTCTCATGGTATGTACAGTAAATTCTCTTAAAGACTGCTTTTAATCTGTTAAGAATTCTGAAATCATTCTCAGGATATGAACAGTAGATTTCTTAGAACAACTTTAATTCTGTTAATAAGTCAGCTATAAGGTCTATCTGGCAAAAAATAAAATTAAAATGGTTAATCAGAAAAGACCGCTTTCTTCTAGTTTGCTCTCCATCCAGTGGGCCCTTTTATCCATTTTCTCCTTTACAAGTACCGTAATAAGAAAGGTCACCACAGGGAAGAGGGCAAGAAGTGCTATGTTCTTCCAGTAGATACTCCAGATCACACCACCGACCACCTCCCTCAGAGCACCCACAGCGTAGGTGAGTGGAAGGTACGGGTGGATAGCCTGGAAAAATGGCGGCAGGAGTTCAACAGGGAATATACCCCCTGTACCTGTGATCTGAAGCACAAGGATTATTATTGAAAGGGCCTTTCCCGCGTTCCCCAGGGCGGATGTCAGGGAATAGATTATGAGCATGGAGCAGATGCTCACGTAGATGGCTGTCAGAAGAAACAGCAACCTTCCTGTTATCTGCACCTGGAGGAGCAGGGCTCCGGCTGCAACAACAAGGGCCTGACAGATGGCTATTATGATGAAGAGCCCCATCCTTCCAAAGTAAACCTGTATGCTGCTGTATTCACCGTACTTGACCCTCATGCTTATCATTGCAACTGCGATAATACCACCTATCCACAGGGATATGGGTATGTAAAAGGGTGCAAGTGCTGATCCGTAATTTTTCACTGGGTAGATGTGCTCCTTCTCCATCTTCACCGGGCTTCTGAAGTATTCCCTGACCGCGGAGGGGTCAATGTCAGCCAGTTTCACAAGGCTGTTGAGGTCGTCCTCGCTGATCATTCCAAGTTTTCTATGGGCATCCTGGATTGCTGACCGCATAACTGGCCACTTTGAGTTTGCAATGCCCAGTTTTGATGACGCATCCCTCATGGCCGCATCTATCTGTGCCCTGTTATCCATGAGCCTGTTCAGTGCACTGTCCATCTTGTCGAGGGATTCTCTGAGCTTCACAAGGCGTTCTGTGGTTCCCTTTGTTTTGAGGTCTGTCTCTATACCCTCCAGTATGCCCAGAACTGAGGTGGCCTTCTGGATATTGGCGTCTATCTGGTCCATCGCTGTTTTTAACTTCGGATCCCCGGTGGCGGAATATAAACTTGCCAGAACAGCCCTCAGGTATTTCATTGAGGTTATGGCCTCTGAAAGATGGGACTCCATGGACTGGACTGTTGACAGGGCCTTCGCCGGATCGTTTCCAATGTAACTCTCGAGTAGACTGTATTTCTCCTTCACAAAGTTTGCGTTTTCCTGAATTTCTGGCAGATCACTCTTCAGTCCTGACCAGAAGTTCTGACCCTTTTCAAGGTCTGAATTTGCCGTGCTGAGGGTTTCATCGATTTTACCAAGGTTTCCATTGAGTTCACTGATGAATTTCTTTGCCCTGAGGATATCATCCCTGTTTGCCCTTGCAAGTTCACCGGCACTGCTTATCTTACCGAATATTATTCCGTCAATGGTCTTAACGACTTCACTGTTTATCTTTGCCTGAAGTGCATCTGCCCCTGCGTTTGTTATTCGTGGAGCCACAGGGTTCAGCTTGTCATTCACTATGTACTCAATGCTGGCCTGCCTCGGGGTGCCATTCTTGATGGACAGGAGGTCTGAGCTGAAGTTTCCTGGTATTATAAGTACGGCGTAGTAGTCCCCTTCCCTGAGTCCATTCATGGCCTCTGAACGATCAACGAACTGCCAGTTGAAGTTCCGGTTATTCCTGAGTTCATCCACGAATTCTGCACCCACGTTGAGCTTTTCACCCTCAAAATTCACTCCACTGTCCTCATTGACCACCGCAACCTTGATGTTGGATGTCTTGGAGTAGGGGTCGAGGGTTGCCTGTATGTTGAAAACTGCGTACAGTGCAGGGATACAGATAATCACTGCAATGACGAATAGCACCACGGGACTGTTTTTAACGGTCTTGATGTCATTCCAGAATATTTCCAGGGCTTTTTTCATTGGTTTTATGCCTCCAGAGAATAAAGTATATTCATGTAAGAAAAAGAAGATAGTGAACTTCATTATATAAAAAGGTTTTGGTTCAGCGCATTTAAAATTTTAAATACCCATGAGAACAATAATAATACAGTGACTGAATGGTGGTACCATGAGGATAGTTGAAGAAATAATCAGTAAAGAGGTTCTTGACAGTTCAGCAACAGTGATAGGCAAGGTAAAGGACGTTGAGGTTGACATAGAATCCCAGACAATAGAGGCACTTGTCCTTGGAAAGGGTGGAATATCAGAGGGTCTTGGGCTATCAAAGGGCGAGACAATAGTTCCCTACGAGATGGTTAAAAAGATAGGTGACAAGATACTCCTCAGGGGCGGCGAGGAATAACAGGGTGAAGGTCCTTGCAGCTTAAGGGGATCTGCAGCCTCTGTGGCAGGGCAGACTTTCTCCACACCTGCAGGCTGTGTGGATCAATGGTATGTGCAGGTTGTTACAGTGCGGAACTGGGGGTCTGTAAATTATGCAGGTCAAAGATCAGAAGAAACTCAGAGAGACACTCATAGAACTTCTTTCAGAGAGAAATGTCATTCAGAGGGGTAAATTTGTCCTCTCATCAGGAAGGGAAAGTGATTATTACGTTGATATCAAGCGCGCTATAACCGACCCTGAGGTCCTTGATGTGATAGCGAGGCTCATAAAGGGTGAGGTTGAGGGCGCAGACAGGATTGCGGGCCCTGCTCTGGGCGCAGTCCCCATTGCTACCGCAGTGTCCCTTTACTCCAGAAAACCCCTCCTCATGATAAGGAAGGAAAAAAAGGGTTATGGAACCTCCAAACTCATTGAGGGTGAACTGAACACCGGCGAAAGGGTCGCTGTTGTGGAGGACGTCACAACAACTGGAGGATCACTCCTCAGGGCCGTGAGGGCAATTCAGGAAAATGGGGGGGTGGTTGAGAGGACATTTGTTGTGGTTGACCGTGAGGAGGGGGCGGTTGATGAATTCAAAAAGAGGGGTATTGAACTCATACCGCTGATATCGATCTCTGATTTCAACAGGGAAGATCTGTGATAATTAACCCTATTTTTTGATTTTTCTGATTTCTACAGAGTATCAGCATATTTGAGAAAATCTGCTTTCACAGTTAATACAATGATTGTGTTATGAAAGCCGTGGGCATCCGATTCGTTCTAAGCAATCAATGAATACAGTTAATACAATGATTGTGTTATGAAAGCCGTGGGCATCCGATTCGTTCTAAGCNNNNNNNNNNNNNNNNNNNNNNNNNNNNNNNNNNNNNNNNNNNNNNNNNNNNNNNNNNNNNNNNNNNNNNNNNNNNNNNNNNNNNNNNNNNNNNNNNAGCAATCAATGAATACAGTTAATACAATGATTGTGTTATGAAAGGCAATCAAATGATGCAAGATCCTCGGAGCATCTTTCAGAAAACATATTTATTCCCTGAGGTGCTTAACAAGGTGACCGAGTTCAGGGACAGCAATTTCAATTCCAAGTTCCACAGCGTTGGGGGACCCTGGAAGTGCGAATATAAGTGTTTTCCTGTATACACCTGCTGTTGCCCTGCTGAGTATTGCCCCTGCTCCCAGCTTTTTAAAGGAGAGGTGCCTGAATATTTCACCGAAACCATCCAGTTCCTTTTCAAAGATATCCCTTAGGGTCTCCACTGTTATGTCTCTACTTCCGATCCCTGTGCCGCCTGTGGTAAATATAACGTCAATACCCTTATCTATCATATCATCAACTGCAGATAGAAGTTCATGTCTGTCATCGGGTATTATACGGTATTCGTTAACAGAATAACTTTCAGAAAGCGCCTCTATGAGTTTCCTGCCTGATAGGTCACCTTCGGGTATTTCACCGGTTTTTTGGAATTCATCATATTTTGAATCACTGAGGGTGATGACACCGCAGATTATGTCCTCTGGAGCTGACCTTCTGTGCTCCTCCATGCTGGCACTTTTCATATCAATCAACCGGTCTTTTAATAATAAACTGTGGATGTAACATGCTATTTATTGTGGGCGCTATTTATAAGTCTTTTGGTTTTTCTGTAAGCGAAAATGAGTATATTCACGTTTCTGACAGGGAGAGAAGAGTAATAAAAATTTATGGCGGTTTGGTCTGGGTAGGGTTTGATATTGGATTGGAGGCGGTTTCAATTCCAATTTAAAAGACCAGAATAAGTTTAAAAGTCCTGGACCCTACCCGTTTACTATATATTGACACCACTATTTATAAAGTTTTCGTTAGATTGGCTCAACCGTTCTAAGGGACCTTTAACTGGATTTAAGGGTTTTTAAATCATCTAAACATGAAAATAGCGGTTTTAAGGGATTTTACAGAAATTTGATGTAATACTTTTTTTCACATGTTAGATTATCCACATGTTCGGTGATAGGGTGCATCTGGGGTTCTCCTACAGAAACACATGAAATCCCAGCCCTGAATATCCACTCATATGAGGGTAAATTTATTACCATGCTTCACCAAACTGAAAAATGGAAACTTATTATATTATAATCTCTGATTAATACGTGGTCTTAATGAAGAGGGTTCTTGATGCATCTGCATTCATAAATGGATACATACCTGAGGGCACTGAAAACTACACCGTGAAGTCTGTAACAGATGAGATAAGGGACTTCAAATCGGTCATGGTTCTTGAGAGGGCACTCAGTGATGGCAGACTCAAAATAATCGAACCTGACCCTGAGAGCATGAGGGAGGTGGATGAGGTCACCAGCAGATCAGGGGATGCCATGAGACTCTCCAGTACAGACAGGGAGGTTATAGGACTTGCCGTTTCACTCAAAAAGAGGGGAGGGGTAACTGTAATCACCGATGACTATACAATACAGAACACCCTCAGAATTCT
Protein-coding sequences here:
- the iorA gene encoding indolepyruvate ferredoxin oxidoreductase subunit alpha yields the protein MELDDILDARGGDRLFLLGNEAAVRAAIESGVGVASTYPGTPSSEIGNVLSKVAKRAGIYFEFSINEKVALEVAAAAAASGVRSFTFMKHVGLNVASDSFMSVAYTGVRAGMVVLSADDPSMFSSQNEQDNRHYARLAGVPLLEPSSPQEILEYMNLAFELSEEYRIPVLLRTTTRVSHMRGVVEAGERRAEPAKGFFRKNPEQFVPVPATARVMRRELVEKMKRLKRVADASKLNMIFNEGVKSELGIIASGGAFNYVYDALQTLGLDVPVLKLGFTYPFPAGLVAEFLSGLEGVLIVEEVDPVMEREVLAVAASEGLHVKVHGKLDGTLPEIYEYSEDIVRRAISGLTGIKIQEKKFRAPELPERPPALCPGCPHRAMYYSVRRAASELGIQGEDLIFPTDIGCYTLGIEPPYSAADYLLSMGSSVGTACGFSAATSQRIVSFIGDSTFFHAGIPPLINAVHNRQRFVLVILDNRTTAMTGGQPHPGLPVDGMGEEAPAISMEDMARACGVEFVETVNPMNIRRSSETIRRALQHESVAVVISRYPCMLSEGAVRGRPVRVDEESCDLCLECLNELACPAIVEEDGRVFIDPLYCRGCTICLQICPAGAIKPEGKR
- a CDS encoding indolepyruvate oxidoreductase subunit beta; the protein is MSYNIYVCGVGGQGIIKTSVIIGEAAMNEGMNVVMSEIHGMAQRGGAVSTEIRFGDVRGSIIPQGEADLVIAFEPLEALRALPKMSEDACVIVNTSKIPPFNLINSPHPYPPLEEIIKTLKENAGNVRSFNGEKIAVEAGHILSLNMVMLGAAAATRGFPLGKETLIESMRNNLPPKLMEVNMRAFHEGFGAVSCE
- a CDS encoding ACT domain-containing protein, whose translation is MKLKQISVFLENRKGRLKNAIHTLSEEGVNIRALSIADTSEFGILRMIVSDPEAARKALEEKNFVVRVNDVIAVEVPDEPGGLDGILGVLTEKDINVEYIYAFVEKKGEKAVVVIRTEDVDEGIRALEDAGIPVLSSEDIYIL
- a CDS encoding phenylacetate--CoA ligase translates to MIWNPEAECMSQEEKQELQLRRLQETVKRAYENVPYYNKRLTELEVFPEDIETLDDIEKLPFTTKNDLRDAYPFGMFAVPDEDIVEVHTSSGTTGKPVVSGYTRRDLEIWSEVMARSLTMGMATKKDRIQNCYGYGLFTGGLGVHYGAQKIGATVIPISAGNTKRQIEIMQDFGTTVITCTPSYALYLAEVLEKEGVDIESLNLKSGIFGAEMWTEEMRNAIEERLGLTALNIYGLTEIIGPGVAQECTEKNGLHIFEDHFYPEIIDPKTKEKLPYGRKGELVLTTLTREGMPILRFRTKDITALRNDKCGCGRTLVRMDRITGRSDDMLKIRGVIVFPSQIERALLKIKGLEPHYQIVVTRPEFLDELEVQVEASPELFSDEVKHVEEARRMIEKHIHSEIGLRVNVTLVEPGSLPRSEGKAIRVIDKRKFD
- a CDS encoding sodium:solute symporter — its product is MDFLVLGIVVLVYFLLVGYVGYVAWRRTETSEDYMVAGRKTHPYIMAMSYGATFISTAAIVGFGGMAGVFGMGILWLVFLNILVGIFIAFVFFGKRTRKMGHNMSALTFPEFLGRRFDSRFLQSFGGAIIFLGMPLYASVVLIGAARFIETTLGLNFNIALILMAVIVAVYVVLGGIRGVMYTDALQGTIMFLGMIFLVVSTYYILGGVVDAHQALTSMSHLVPAKASALGATGWTSMPVYGSPYWWTLLSTIILGVGVGVLAQPQLIVRFMTVRSNRELNRGVLIGALFIFVMTWSAYVVGALSNVYFFKKAGVIALQAAGGNADKIIPVFINSAMPEWFSYIFMLTLLSAAMSTLSSQFHVQGTAIGRDVYETLRNKKGDSSVLIARGGIIIAVLIAVVLGYLLPGSIIAQGTALFFGICAASFLSVYAAAIFWRRATREGAIAGMVSGAIVSLLWLLFEYKKTAEALGVAKAIFGGPVLASMPWPVVDPILIGVPVSAIFMVVVSLLTKPPSREHVERCFEGV
- a CDS encoding symporter small accessory protein produces the protein MVLGIPDPWVWSAYLLCILVTVFCVLYGIVNWNRGGEDEEEQIMEELQWEEEEKKMEEDELGL
- a CDS encoding YhgE/Pip domain-containing protein; the encoded protein is MKKALEIFWNDIKTVKNSPVVLFVIAVIICIPALYAVFNIQATLDPYSKTSNIKVAVVNEDSGVNFEGEKLNVGAEFVDELRNNRNFNWQFVDRSEAMNGLREGDYYAVLIIPGNFSSDLLSIKNGTPRQASIEYIVNDKLNPVAPRITNAGADALQAKINSEVVKTIDGIIFGKISSAGELARANRDDILRAKKFISELNGNLGKIDETLSTANSDLEKGQNFWSGLKSDLPEIQENANFVKEKYSLLESYIGNDPAKALSTVQSMESHLSEAITSMKYLRAVLASLYSATGDPKLKTAMDQIDANIQKATSVLGILEGIETDLKTKGTTERLVKLRESLDKMDSALNRLMDNRAQIDAAMRDASSKLGIANSKWPVMRSAIQDAHRKLGMISEDDLNSLVKLADIDPSAVREYFRSPVKMEKEHIYPVKNYGSALAPFYIPISLWIGGIIAVAMISMRVKYGEYSSIQVYFGRMGLFIIIAICQALVVAAGALLLQVQITGRLLFLLTAIYVSICSMLIIYSLTSALGNAGKALSIIILVLQITGTGGIFPVELLPPFFQAIHPYLPLTYAVGALREVVGGVIWSIYWKNIALLALFPVVTFLITVLVKEKMDKRAHWMESKLEESGLF
- a CDS encoding PRC-barrel domain-containing protein, giving the protein MRIVEEIISKEVLDSSATVIGKVKDVEVDIESQTIEALVLGKGGISEGLGLSKGETIVPYEMVKKIGDKILLRGGEE
- the pyrE gene encoding orotate phosphoribosyltransferase — its product is MQVKDQKKLRETLIELLSERNVIQRGKFVLSSGRESDYYVDIKRAITDPEVLDVIARLIKGEVEGADRIAGPALGAVPIATAVSLYSRKPLLMIRKEKKGYGTSKLIEGELNTGERVAVVEDVTTTGGSLLRAVRAIQENGGVVERTFVVVDREEGAVDEFKKRGIELIPLISISDFNREDL
- a CDS encoding molybdenum cofactor biosynthesis protein B — its product is MKSASMEEHRRSAPEDIICGVITLSDSKYDEFQKTGEIPEGDLSGRKLIEALSESYSVNEYRIIPDDRHELLSAVDDMIDKGIDVIFTTGGTGIGSRDITVETLRDIFEKELDGFGEIFRHLSFKKLGAGAILSRATAGVYRKTLIFALPGSPNAVELGIEIAVPELGHLVKHLRE
- a CDS encoding type II toxin-antitoxin system VapC family toxin → MKRVLDASAFINGYIPEGTENYTVKSVTDEIRDFKSVMVLERALSDGRLKIIEPDPESMREVDEVTSRSGDAMRLSSTDREVIGLAVSLKKRGGVTVITDDYTIQNTLRILGIDFSSVLTSGIKETYQWRKICIGCRRVYPQDYELEECEICGSEIKKKRYRSHR